In Plasmodium cynomolgi strain B DNA, scaffold: 1498, whole genome shotgun sequence, one genomic interval encodes:
- a CDS encoding CYIR protein (putative;~vir-type antigen), producing IKKYGYKIIFSTLFSLLGLIIPILDLTNVEILFLPKNDPLFSTVIPYIIS from the coding sequence attaaaaaatatggatataaaattattttctctactttattttcattgcTTGGATTAATAATTCCTATATTAGACTTGACTAATGtggaaatattatttctacCAAAGAATGATCCTTTGTTTTCAACTGTAataccttatataatttcctaa